One genomic window of Pseudomonas chlororaphis subsp. piscium includes the following:
- a CDS encoding ImmA/IrrE family metallo-endopeptidase, with the protein MEALINPQILRWARSRARISTGTLAKSLGTAEDNVLAWEDGIKRPTFNQAMNYAHHTHIPFGYLYLAHPPVEDLPLPDLRTVNGREPSYSLALRDTIRWAMERQEWYRDWLKTQGYEENEIVGRHSMHDGVMAVVSSMRKELQLPELPRRGTFDDYFSELVKNIENIGVLVMRNSIVNNNTSRPLSVDEFRGFAISDKIAPLIFINTGDCPEARLFTLIHELAHIWIGKSGVSDSEPQSQMNEEEFCNAVAAEFLTPERAFRAIWKQLEDWKENLPLITRTFHVSEWVAARRALTCGFITKLEYGKFIAEKIATYKARNKDGAPPYNRLQTGRVSKALAAAVASEALSGGMLLRDAARLIGIKPHKISEYSKKELGF; encoded by the coding sequence ATGGAAGCGCTAATCAACCCACAAATTCTGCGATGGGCTAGGTCTCGGGCTCGCATCAGTACAGGTACGCTCGCAAAAAGTCTTGGTACAGCCGAAGACAACGTCCTAGCTTGGGAAGATGGCATAAAAAGGCCGACCTTCAACCAAGCAATGAATTATGCGCATCACACACATATTCCATTCGGATACCTTTATTTAGCCCACCCTCCTGTCGAGGATTTGCCTCTTCCAGACCTCAGAACCGTTAATGGCAGAGAGCCAAGCTACAGCCTGGCCCTCAGGGATACTATCAGATGGGCTATGGAACGACAGGAATGGTACCGAGACTGGCTGAAGACGCAGGGCTATGAAGAAAACGAAATAGTCGGCCGTCATAGCATGCACGATGGTGTAATGGCTGTCGTATCGAGTATGCGAAAAGAATTACAGCTTCCTGAGTTACCTAGACGTGGAACATTTGACGATTATTTTTCCGAGCTAGTGAAAAATATCGAAAATATTGGCGTGCTTGTCATGCGAAACAGTATTGTGAACAACAATACAAGCAGGCCACTTTCCGTTGATGAATTTCGGGGGTTTGCAATAAGCGATAAAATTGCGCCTCTTATATTCATCAATACCGGCGATTGTCCTGAAGCGCGACTATTCACCCTAATCCATGAGCTAGCACACATATGGATTGGCAAATCTGGTGTGTCTGACTCTGAGCCTCAAAGCCAGATGAATGAGGAGGAGTTTTGCAATGCTGTTGCAGCTGAGTTCTTAACTCCTGAGCGTGCGTTCCGTGCAATCTGGAAGCAACTAGAAGATTGGAAAGAAAACCTACCCTTGATCACGCGAACTTTTCACGTTAGCGAGTGGGTAGCGGCACGACGAGCTCTCACATGTGGATTTATCACCAAGCTTGAATATGGAAAGTTTATCGCCGAAAAAATTGCGACATATAAAGCCCGGAATAAAGATGGAGCTCCACCTTACAACCGTCTCCAAACGGGACGCGTTAGTAAGGCTCTCGCAGCCGCTGTCGCGAGTGAAGCTCTAAGTGGGGGCATGCTTCTCAGAGATGCGGCCAGACTGATTGGCATCAAGCCACATAAAATCTCTGAATACTCTAAGAAGGAACTTGGATTTTGA
- a CDS encoding phage regulatory CII family protein, translating into MEDFLRSCQSAVLDNEAKALAAKMGVPHVSLLQRANPDNDAHHLTIEHLFGILLHTGDMRPLAALANEFGFDLVARIPPKPQALTKSLINVGKEVADLTIAVHEALGDNHVSAFEKSLIRQEIDHVRHSLDVMDASVKAA; encoded by the coding sequence ATGGAAGATTTCCTGCGGTCCTGCCAAAGCGCTGTGCTGGACAACGAGGCCAAGGCCCTGGCGGCAAAGATGGGCGTTCCCCACGTCAGCCTGTTGCAGCGCGCCAATCCGGATAACGACGCCCACCACCTGACGATTGAGCACCTGTTCGGGATTTTGCTGCACACCGGCGATATGCGCCCGCTCGCGGCTCTGGCCAATGAGTTTGGTTTTGACCTGGTGGCGCGAATTCCCCCTAAACCCCAGGCCCTGACCAAGTCTCTGATCAATGTTGGCAAGGAAGTGGCTGATCTGACGATCGCGGTACACGAAGCCCTGGGCGACAACCACGTCAGTGCTTTCGAGAAGTCCCTGATCCGCCAAGAGATCGACCATGTTCGCCACAGCCTCGACGTGATGGATGCGTCGGTAAAGGCCGCTTGA
- a CDS encoding Cro/CI family transcriptional regulator, giving the protein MNTHEVAEFFGSKTKLAQALGIRPSAVTMWGETIPESRQYQIQVLSKGKFKASKKPQAA; this is encoded by the coding sequence ATGAATACGCATGAAGTCGCCGAATTTTTCGGCAGCAAGACAAAACTGGCGCAGGCGCTTGGCATCCGTCCGAGCGCCGTAACCATGTGGGGGGAAACCATTCCTGAATCCAGGCAGTACCAGATTCAGGTTCTTTCCAAGGGCAAATTTAAGGCGTCGAAGAAGCCTCAAGCAGCCTGA
- a CDS encoding LexA family protein: MERHERIARAIELSGKKKGEIASLCGVANSAVTQWITGESKSLRPENLYALAKATGFRAEWLAIGEGEEQEARESNVTMAVQPSKSFRYPVISWVAAGAWSEAVEPYPAGISDTYEFSEYDSKGPAFWLKVKGDSMTAPAGQSITEGTLILVDTEVEVAPGKLVVAKLPDSNEATFKKLVSDGGRLFLKPLNPGYPIEPVDENCRIVGVVVQALQKFY, translated from the coding sequence ATGGAAAGACACGAACGTATCGCCCGAGCCATTGAGCTCAGCGGAAAAAAGAAAGGCGAAATTGCATCGCTGTGCGGCGTTGCGAATTCTGCTGTTACTCAATGGATTACTGGCGAGAGCAAAAGCCTCAGGCCAGAAAACCTTTACGCATTAGCGAAAGCGACCGGATTCAGAGCTGAATGGCTTGCGATTGGCGAGGGAGAAGAGCAAGAGGCGCGTGAGTCGAATGTCACTATGGCTGTCCAGCCCTCCAAGTCCTTCCGCTACCCTGTTATCAGCTGGGTCGCCGCCGGAGCCTGGTCCGAAGCTGTAGAGCCCTACCCCGCGGGAATCTCTGACACCTACGAGTTTTCCGAATATGACTCGAAAGGCCCGGCGTTCTGGCTGAAGGTCAAAGGCGACTCGATGACTGCTCCAGCCGGCCAGAGCATTACTGAAGGAACGCTGATCCTGGTCGACACCGAGGTCGAGGTCGCCCCTGGCAAATTGGTCGTGGCCAAGCTACCGGACAGTAATGAAGCAACGTTCAAGAAGCTGGTGAGCGATGGCGGGCGACTGTTCTTGAAACCGCTGAATCCTGGCTACCCGATCGAGCCGGTCGACGAGAACTGCCGGATTGTGGGCGTCGTGGTGCAGGCCCTGCAGAAGTTCTACTAG